One genomic window of Citrobacter sp. Marseille-Q6884 includes the following:
- the tsaA gene encoding tRNA (N6-threonylcarbamoyladenosine(37)-N6)-methyltransferase TrmO produces MSHFQFEQIGVIRSPYKEKFAVPRQPGLVKSANGELHLLAPYNQADAVRGLEAFSHLWVIFVFHQTMEGGWRPTVRPPRLGGNARMGVFATRSTFRPNPVGMSLVELKGIVCQKESVILKLGSLDLVDGTPVVDIKPYLPFAEALPDATASYAQHAPVAEMAVSFTAEVEQQLLALEKRYPLLKTFIGEVLAQDPRPAYRKGEETGKTYAVWLHDFNVRWRVTEEGFEVFALEPR; encoded by the coding sequence ATGAGTCATTTTCAGTTCGAGCAAATAGGCGTTATCCGCTCTCCTTATAAAGAAAAGTTCGCTGTGCCACGCCAGCCGGGTCTGGTGAAAAGTGCTAACGGCGAACTACATTTGCTCGCACCTTATAACCAGGCCGATGCTGTGCGCGGCCTGGAAGCGTTCAGCCATTTGTGGGTGATTTTTGTTTTTCACCAGACGATGGAAGGCGGTTGGCGTCCAACCGTGCGCCCACCTCGTCTTGGCGGCAACGCCAGAATGGGGGTCTTCGCAACGCGTTCGACCTTTCGCCCTAACCCTGTCGGCATGTCGCTGGTTGAGTTGAAAGGCATCGTCTGCCAGAAAGAGAGCGTCATATTAAAGCTGGGCAGTTTGGATCTGGTCGATGGCACGCCGGTTGTCGATATCAAACCCTATCTGCCCTTTGCCGAGGCGTTACCCGATGCCACCGCAAGCTACGCGCAACATGCCCCGGTTGCCGAAATGGCGGTGAGTTTCACCGCAGAGGTAGAGCAACAGCTTCTGGCACTGGAAAAACGTTATCCACTGCTGAAAACATTTATTGGTGAAGTACTGGCACAGGACCCACGTCCTGCGTATCGTAAGGGTGAAGAGACAGGCAAGACGTATGCCGTCTGGTTACATGATTTCAACGTGCGCTGGCGCGTAACAGAAGAGGGTTTCGAAGTCTTTGCGCTTGAACCCCGGTAA
- the rcsF gene encoding Rcs stress response system protein RcsF gives MRALPICLVALMLSGCSMLSRSPVEPVQSTATPPKAEPEKPKAPRATPVRIITNAEDLVGKPFRDLGEVSGESCQASNQDSPPSIPTARKRMQINASKMKANAVLQHSCEVTSGTPGCYRQAVCIGSALNISSK, from the coding sequence ATGCGTGCTTTACCGATCTGTTTAGTAGCACTCATGCTGAGCGGCTGTTCTATGTTAAGCAGATCCCCTGTTGAACCCGTTCAAAGCACCGCAACCCCGCCTAAAGCGGAGCCGGAAAAACCCAAAGCACCGCGTGCGACGCCGGTCAGAATTATTACCAACGCTGAAGATTTGGTGGGTAAACCATTCCGCGATCTTGGCGAAGTCAGCGGTGAGTCCTGCCAGGCATCGAATCAGGATTCTCCTCCGAGCATTCCAACCGCGCGTAAACGCATGCAGATTAACGCATCTAAAATGAAAGCAAATGCGGTACTGCAGCATAGCTGTGAGGTGACCAGCGGTACGCCAGGTTGCTACCGTCAGGCGGTTTGTATTGGTTCTGCTCTGAACATTTCGTCTAAATGA
- the metQ gene encoding MetQ/NlpA family lipoprotein: MAFKFKTFAAVGALIGSLALVGCGQDEKDPNHIKVGVIVGAEQQVAEVAQKVAKEKYGLDVELVTFNDYVLPNEALSKGDIDANAFQHKPYLDQQIKDRGYKLVAVGNTFVYPIAGYSKKIKSLDELQPGSQVAIPNDPTNLGRSLLLLQKVGLIKLKDGVGLLPTALDVIENPKNLKLVELEAPQLPRSLDDAQIALAVINTTYASQIGLTPAKDGIFVEDKDSPYVNLIVTREDNKDAENVKKFVEAYQSDEVYEAANKVFNGGAVKGW; encoded by the coding sequence ATGGCGTTCAAATTCAAAACCTTTGCGGCAGTTGGAGCCCTGATCGGTTCTCTGGCACTTGTGGGTTGCGGCCAGGATGAAAAAGATCCTAACCACATCAAAGTGGGCGTTATTGTTGGCGCAGAGCAGCAAGTTGCAGAAGTCGCGCAGAAAGTCGCGAAAGAAAAATACGGTCTGGACGTTGAACTGGTGACGTTCAATGATTACGTTCTGCCTAACGAAGCACTGAGCAAAGGCGACATTGATGCCAACGCTTTCCAGCACAAACCGTACCTGGATCAGCAGATCAAAGATCGCGGTTACAAACTGGTTGCCGTAGGCAATACGTTTGTTTACCCGATTGCGGGCTATTCCAAAAAAATCAAATCACTGGATGAGCTGCAGCCAGGCTCTCAGGTCGCGATTCCAAACGACCCGACTAACCTTGGCCGTTCCCTGCTGCTGCTGCAAAAAGTGGGTCTGATCAAGCTGAAAGATGGCGTTGGTCTGCTGCCGACCGCACTGGACGTCATTGAAAACCCGAAAAACCTGAAACTGGTTGAGCTGGAAGCGCCACAGCTGCCGCGTTCACTGGATGATGCGCAGATCGCTCTGGCGGTTATCAACACCACCTATGCCAGCCAGATTGGCCTGACGCCGGCAAAAGACGGCATCTTTGTTGAAGATAAAGATTCCCCGTATGTAAACCTGATCGTCACCCGTGAAGACAATAAAGATGCTGAGAACGTGAAGAAATTCGTTGAAGCATATCAGTCTGACGAAGTTTACGAAGCAGCAAACAAAGTCTTTAACGGCGGTGCTGTTAAAGGCTGGTAA
- a CDS encoding methionine ABC transporter permease MetI, which yields MSEPMIWLLVRGVWETLAMTFVSGFFGFVIGLPVGVLLYVTRPGQIIENAKLYRTLSALVNIFRSIPFIILLVWMIPFTRMIVGTSIGLQAAIVPLTVGAAPFIARMVENALLEIPTGLIEASRAMGATPLQIVRKVLLPEALPGLVNAATITLITLVGYSAMGGAVGAGGLGQIGYQYGYIGYNATVMNTVLVLLVVLVYLIQLSGDRIVRAVTHK from the coding sequence ATGTCTGAGCCGATGATATGGTTGCTGGTTCGCGGCGTATGGGAAACGCTGGCAATGACCTTTGTGTCTGGCTTTTTTGGCTTTGTGATTGGTCTGCCCGTTGGCGTGCTGTTATACGTCACGCGCCCAGGACAAATCATCGAGAACGCGAAGCTTTACCGTACGCTCTCTGCGCTGGTAAACATTTTCCGTTCCATTCCGTTTATTATTCTATTGGTCTGGATGATTCCATTCACCCGCATGATTGTCGGCACCTCTATCGGCTTACAGGCCGCTATCGTTCCGCTGACCGTCGGTGCTGCGCCGTTTATCGCCCGTATGGTGGAAAACGCGCTGCTGGAAATTCCTACTGGGCTGATCGAAGCCTCGCGTGCTATGGGCGCTACGCCATTACAGATCGTGCGTAAGGTGTTACTGCCTGAAGCATTGCCGGGTCTGGTAAATGCGGCGACGATCACGCTGATTACCCTGGTCGGTTATTCAGCGATGGGCGGTGCCGTTGGCGCAGGCGGTCTTGGACAGATTGGCTATCAGTACGGTTATATTGGTTATAACGCTACCGTGATGAATACAGTACTGGTATTGCTCGTCGTTCTGGTTTATTTAATTCAGTTATCCGGCGATCGTATCGTCCGGGCTGTCACGCACAAATAA
- the metN gene encoding methionine ABC transporter ATP-binding protein MetN produces MIKLSNITKVFQQGTRTIQALNNVSLHVPAGQIYGVIGASGAGKSTLIRCVNLLERPTEGSVQVGGQELTTLSESELTKARRQIGMIFQHFNLLSSRTVFGNVALPLELDNTPKEEIKRRVTELLDLVGLGDKHDSYPANLSGGQKQRVAIARALASNPKVLLCDEATSALDPATTRSILELLKDINRRLGLTILLITHEMDVVKRICDCVAVISNGELIEQDTVSEVFSHPKTPLAQKFIQSTLHLDIPEDYLERLKAEPTADSVPMLRMEFTGHSVDAPLLSETARRFNVNNNIISAQMDYAGGVKFGIMLTEMHGTQEDTQAAISWLQEHHVKVEVLGYV; encoded by the coding sequence ATGATTAAACTTTCGAATATCACCAAAGTGTTCCAGCAGGGGACTCGCACCATTCAGGCGCTAAATAATGTCAGCCTGCATGTTCCTGCCGGGCAGATTTATGGCGTTATTGGCGCCTCAGGTGCCGGTAAAAGTACGCTAATCCGCTGTGTTAACTTACTCGAACGTCCAACAGAAGGCAGTGTTCAGGTTGGCGGCCAGGAATTGACGACGCTTTCTGAATCCGAGCTAACCAAAGCTCGTCGCCAAATAGGCATGATTTTCCAGCACTTTAACCTGCTCTCTTCCCGTACTGTTTTTGGCAACGTTGCGCTTCCGCTGGAGCTGGATAACACGCCAAAAGAAGAGATTAAACGTCGCGTGACGGAGCTGCTGGATTTAGTCGGGCTTGGTGATAAGCACGACAGCTATCCAGCGAACCTCTCCGGTGGGCAGAAACAGCGTGTCGCAATTGCCCGTGCACTGGCGAGTAACCCAAAGGTATTGCTGTGCGATGAGGCCACCAGCGCACTCGATCCAGCAACAACCCGTTCAATTCTGGAATTATTGAAAGACATTAACCGTCGTCTTGGGTTAACCATTCTGCTGATTACCCATGAAATGGACGTCGTAAAACGTATTTGTGACTGCGTCGCGGTCATCAGTAATGGTGAGCTGATTGAGCAAGACACCGTCAGCGAAGTTTTTTCTCACCCGAAAACCCCGCTGGCGCAGAAGTTTATTCAGTCCACGCTGCATCTGGATATCCCGGAAGATTATCTGGAGCGTTTAAAAGCAGAACCGACAGCCGACAGCGTGCCAATGCTGCGCATGGAATTCACGGGTCATTCAGTGGATGCGCCATTACTCTCCGAAACGGCTCGTCGCTTTAATGTGAATAACAACATTATCAGCGCGCAGATGGATTACGCCGGTGGCGTGAAGTTCGGCATTATGCTGACTGAAATGCACGGCACACAGGAAGATACACAAGCGGCCATTAGCTGGTTGCAAGAACACCATGTAAAAGTAGAGGTACTGGGTTATGTCTGA
- the gmhB gene encoding D-glycero-beta-D-manno-heptose 1,7-bisphosphate 7-phosphatase: protein MAKSVPAIFLDRDGTINVDHGYVHEIDEFEFIDGVIDAMRELKKMGYALIVVTNQSGIARGKFTEAQFETLTEWMDWSLADRDVDLDGIYYCPHHPQGTVEEYRQTCDCRKPHPGMFISARDFLHIDMAASYMVGDKIEDMQAATAANVGTKVLVRTGKPVTPEAENAADMVINSLADLPMAIKKQQK from the coding sequence GTGGCAAAGTCTGTACCCGCAATTTTTCTCGACCGTGACGGCACCATTAATGTGGACCACGGTTACGTACATGAGATCGACGAGTTTGAGTTCATCGACGGCGTCATTGATGCGATGCGTGAACTTAAAAAGATGGGTTACGCGCTGATTGTCGTGACGAATCAATCCGGTATTGCCCGCGGTAAATTTACCGAAGCGCAGTTCGAAACGTTGACTGAATGGATGGACTGGTCGCTGGCCGATCGGGATGTTGATCTGGATGGTATCTACTATTGTCCTCATCACCCGCAAGGAACAGTGGAAGAGTATCGCCAGACCTGCGACTGCCGTAAACCGCATCCTGGAATGTTTATCTCCGCACGAGACTTCCTGCACATTGATATGGCCGCTTCCTATATGGTGGGCGACAAAATAGAAGATATGCAGGCAGCGACAGCCGCTAATGTGGGAACGAAAGTGTTGGTTCGCACCGGCAAGCCTGTTACGCCGGAAGCAGAAAATGCGGCAGATATGGTGATAAATAGTCTGGCTGACCTGCCAATGGCAATAAAAAAGCAGCAAAAGTAA
- the dkgB gene encoding 2,5-didehydrogluconate reductase DkgB — MAIPAFGLGTFRLKDDVVIASVKTALELGYRAIDTAQIYDNEAAVGQAIAESGVPRSEVYITTKIWTENLGQDKLIPSLKESLKKLRTDYVDLTLIHWPSPNDAVSVEEFMQALLEAKEQGLTREIGISNFTIPLMERAIAAVGAENIATNQIELSPYLQSHKVVDWAKTHGIHITSYMTLAYGKALKDEVIARIAAKHNATPAQVILAWAMGEGYSVIPSSTKRENLASNLLALELHLDSEDKKAIAALDCNDRLVSPEGLAPEWD, encoded by the coding sequence ATGGCTATCCCTGCATTTGGATTAGGCACTTTTCGCCTGAAAGACGACGTTGTTATCGCTTCCGTTAAAACGGCTCTTGAGCTGGGTTATCGTGCCATCGACACTGCACAAATCTATGATAATGAAGCCGCAGTGGGTCAGGCGATTGCAGAAAGCGGTGTGCCACGCAGCGAAGTATATATCACCACCAAGATCTGGACTGAGAATCTGGGTCAGGACAAGCTGATCCCGAGCCTGAAAGAGAGCTTGAAAAAACTGCGTACGGATTATGTTGATCTGACGCTGATCCACTGGCCATCGCCAAATGATGCCGTTTCTGTTGAAGAGTTTATGCAAGCATTACTCGAAGCCAAAGAGCAGGGGCTGACCCGTGAAATTGGTATCTCTAACTTCACTATCCCCTTGATGGAAAGAGCTATTGCTGCCGTGGGTGCGGAGAACATTGCAACCAACCAGATTGAGCTGTCTCCGTATCTGCAGAGCCATAAGGTTGTTGACTGGGCAAAAACGCACGGTATCCATATCACCTCTTACATGACGCTGGCTTACGGTAAGGCTCTGAAGGATGAAGTCATTGCCCGCATTGCGGCTAAACATAATGCGACTCCGGCTCAGGTTATTCTGGCATGGGCAATGGGGGAGGGCTATTCCGTCATTCCTTCTTCGACCAAACGAGAGAATCTGGCAAGTAACCTGCTGGCGCTGGAACTGCATCTGGACAGTGAAGATAAAAAAGCGATCGCGGCACTGGACTGCAACGATCGCCTGGTCAGCCCGGAAGGTCTGGCTCCCGAGTGGGACTGA
- the yafC gene encoding DNA-binding transcriptional regulator YafC, whose translation MKATSEELAIFVAVVESGSFSRAAEQLGQANSAISRAVKKLEMKLGVSLLNRTTRQLSLTEEGERYFRRVQLILQEMAAAETEIMESRHTPRGLLRIDAATPVMLHFLMPLIKPFRERYPEMTLSLVSSETFINLIERKVDVAIRAGTLTDSSLRARPLFTSYRKMIASPEYIARYGRPQNVEELKQHVCLGFSEPVSLNTWPIACRDGQLHEVECGLSSNSGETLKQLCLSGNGIACLSDYMIDKEIEQGELVELLADKRLPVEMPFSAVYYSDRAVSTRIRAFIDFLSEHIKTAPAGAVKEG comes from the coding sequence ATGAAAGCAACATCCGAAGAACTCGCGATTTTCGTTGCTGTCGTGGAAAGCGGCAGTTTTAGCCGTGCTGCGGAACAGCTGGGACAAGCCAATTCCGCTATCAGTCGGGCAGTGAAAAAACTGGAAATGAAGCTGGGTGTCAGCTTGCTCAATCGAACAACCCGACAGCTGAGTTTGACTGAAGAGGGTGAACGCTATTTCAGACGCGTCCAGTTGATACTGCAGGAAATGGCCGCGGCAGAAACTGAGATTATGGAATCTCGTCATACTCCACGCGGTTTACTGCGCATTGATGCGGCAACACCGGTGATGTTGCATTTTCTAATGCCGCTTATCAAACCGTTTCGTGAACGTTACCCGGAGATGACATTATCGCTGGTATCTTCAGAGACATTTATCAATCTTATTGAACGCAAAGTAGATGTGGCTATACGCGCGGGGACACTGACTGACTCAAGCCTGCGTGCACGCCCGCTCTTTACCAGCTACCGGAAAATGATTGCCTCACCAGAATATATCGCCCGATATGGTAGACCGCAAAATGTTGAAGAGCTTAAACAGCACGTGTGTCTGGGGTTTTCTGAACCAGTCTCACTCAATACCTGGCCCATTGCCTGTCGCGACGGGCAGCTCCATGAGGTTGAATGTGGGTTGTCCTCCAACAGCGGTGAAACGCTGAAGCAGCTTTGTCTGAGCGGAAATGGTATTGCCTGTCTTTCAGATTATATGATTGATAAGGAAATCGAGCAGGGTGAACTGGTAGAGCTGCTAGCCGATAAACGCCTGCCGGTTGAGATGCCCTTTAGCGCCGTCTATTACAGTGACCGGGCCGTCAGCACACGCATTCGTGCATTTATCGACTTTTTAAGTGAGCATATTAAAACAGCTCCCGCAGGAGCTGTGAAAGAGGGTTAA
- a CDS encoding MFS transporter: MPLALFALTISAFAIGTTEFVIVGLVPTIAEQLAISLPSAGMLVSIYALGVAIGAPVLTALTGRLPRKQLLVALMVLFTAGNLLAWQAPGYTTLIVARLLTGLAHGVFFSIGSTIATSLVPKEKAASAIAIMFGGLTVALVTGVPLGTFIGQHFGWRETFLAVSLLGVIALISSQLLIPANIPGRAAASLRDQVKVLTHPRLLLIYAVTALGYGGVFTAFTFLAPMMQDLAGFSPAAVSWILLGYGVSVAIGNIWGGRLADKHGAVPALKFIFAALFVLLMVFQVTSSTQYAALATILVMGIFAFGNVPGLQVYVVQKAEQFTPNAVDVASGLNIAAFNIGIALGSVIGGQTVEHYGLAQTPWIGALIVLGAFLLMGVSGRLDKPAHVALG; the protein is encoded by the coding sequence ATGCCTCTCGCTTTATTTGCGCTGACAATAAGTGCCTTTGCTATTGGCACGACTGAATTTGTCATTGTCGGTCTGGTACCAACTATTGCGGAACAGCTGGCGATCTCTTTGCCTTCTGCGGGGATGCTGGTTTCTATCTATGCACTTGGTGTGGCGATTGGCGCGCCGGTGCTGACTGCCCTGACCGGACGCTTACCGCGTAAGCAGCTGTTGGTTGCGTTAATGGTGTTGTTCACTGCCGGTAATTTGCTGGCCTGGCAGGCACCTGGCTATACGACATTGATCGTTGCCCGTCTGCTGACCGGCCTGGCACACGGCGTGTTTTTCTCGATTGGTTCTACCATCGCGACAAGTCTGGTACCCAAGGAGAAAGCTGCCTCTGCAATTGCCATTATGTTTGGTGGATTAACGGTAGCGCTGGTAACGGGTGTTCCACTGGGAACATTCATTGGGCAGCACTTTGGCTGGCGTGAAACTTTCCTTGCGGTATCACTGTTAGGCGTCATTGCGCTGATTAGCAGCCAGTTACTGATCCCGGCAAATATTCCGGGCCGTGCTGCCGCCAGCCTTCGTGACCAGGTTAAAGTCTTAACGCATCCTCGTCTTCTGCTCATCTATGCCGTTACGGCTCTGGGTTACGGTGGTGTCTTTACCGCGTTTACCTTCCTGGCGCCGATGATGCAGGATCTGGCTGGTTTCTCGCCCGCTGCAGTTAGCTGGATCTTACTGGGATATGGCGTATCTGTGGCAATTGGGAATATCTGGGGAGGAAGGCTGGCGGATAAGCATGGTGCCGTTCCTGCGCTGAAGTTTATTTTTGCCGCCCTGTTTGTTCTGTTGATGGTCTTCCAGGTCACGTCTTCCACGCAATATGCTGCACTGGCAACGATACTGGTAATGGGGATCTTTGCCTTCGGCAACGTACCGGGTTTACAGGTTTACGTGGTGCAGAAAGCGGAGCAATTCACGCCAAATGCGGTGGATGTGGCATCAGGACTAAACATTGCGGCGTTTAATATTGGCATTGCACTGGGTTCCGTGATTGGTGGGCAGACGGTAGAGCACTACGGGTTAGCACAAACCCCATGGATTGGCGCACTGATCGTGCTGGGGGCTTTCTTGCTGATGGGCGTTAGCGGACGTCTTGATAAACCCGCACATGTTGCGCTGGGGTAA
- a CDS encoding endonuclease/exonuclease/phosphatase family protein: MRKNTYAMRYVAGQPVERILPPGSFAHIGQALPAGVPLSSEDRIRVLVWNIFKQQRAEWLSVLKNFGKDAHLVLLQEAQTTPELVQFATANYLAADQVPAFVLPQHPSGVMTLSAAHPVYCCPLREREPILRLAKSALVTVYPLPDSRLLMVVNIHAVNFSLGVDVYSKQLLPIGDQIAHHSGPVIMAGDFNAWSRRRMNALYRFAREMSLRQVRFTDDQRRRAFGRPLDFVFYRGLNVSEASVLVTRASDHNPLLVEFSPGKPEQ, from the coding sequence GTGCGAAAAAACACCTATGCCATGCGCTATGTTGCCGGACAACCCGTTGAGCGAATTTTACCGCCAGGATCGTTTGCGCATATTGGCCAGGCATTACCGGCAGGCGTTCCGTTAAGCAGCGAAGATCGCATTCGCGTCCTGGTGTGGAATATTTTTAAACAGCAGCGGGCAGAATGGCTGTCGGTGCTGAAAAATTTTGGCAAAGATGCGCATCTGGTTTTATTACAGGAAGCGCAAACCACGCCTGAACTGGTGCAGTTTGCGACCGCTAACTATCTTGCTGCCGATCAGGTTCCCGCCTTTGTATTACCTCAACATCCTTCTGGCGTCATGACGCTTTCAGCCGCACATCCTGTTTACTGCTGCCCTCTGCGCGAGCGTGAGCCGATTTTACGGCTGGCAAAATCGGCACTGGTGACGGTGTACCCACTGCCTGATTCGCGCTTATTGATGGTGGTAAATATCCATGCTGTTAACTTCAGTCTCGGCGTGGATGTTTACAGTAAGCAGTTACTTCCCATTGGCGATCAGATTGCCCATCACAGTGGCCCGGTGATTATGGCTGGCGACTTCAATGCCTGGAGCCGTCGGCGTATGAATGCACTGTACCGATTTGCCCGCGAAATGTCCTTGCGGCAGGTTCGTTTTACCGACGATCAACGCCGACGTGCATTTGGTCGTCCCCTCGATTTCGTGTTTTATCGTGGTTTGAATGTGAGTGAAGCCTCTGTTCTGGTTACACGCGCATCTGACCACAATCCGCTACTCGTTGAATTTAGTCCCGGCAAACCTGAACAATAA
- a CDS encoding class I SAM-dependent methyltransferase codes for MTTHSHHDNVEKQFGSQAKAYLTSAVHASGRDLQRLAERLSDFPQANVLDMGCGAGHASFIAAQNVKRVVAYDLSSQMLEVVTQAAKEKGLGNISTRQGYAESLPFEDGTFDVVISRYSAHHWHDVGKALREVNRVLKPGGIVIVMDVMSPGHPVRDIWLQTVEALRDTSHVRDYSSGEWLSMINDASLITDTLLTDRLPLEFSSWVSRMRTPAVLTEAIRTYQESASSEVKAYFELREDGSFTSDTIMLEAHKAG; via the coding sequence ATGACAACGCACTCCCATCATGACAACGTCGAGAAACAGTTTGGCTCCCAGGCCAAGGCCTATTTAACCAGCGCTGTACACGCATCAGGACGCGATTTACAGCGACTGGCTGAGCGTCTGTCTGATTTTCCTCAGGCAAACGTACTGGATATGGGATGTGGTGCGGGGCATGCCAGCTTTATTGCTGCACAGAATGTGAAACGGGTGGTGGCCTATGATTTATCTTCTCAGATGCTTGAAGTGGTCACGCAGGCGGCAAAAGAGAAAGGGTTAGGAAATATTTCCACCCGGCAGGGGTATGCAGAAAGCCTGCCGTTTGAGGACGGCACCTTTGATGTCGTGATTAGCCGTTATTCTGCACATCACTGGCATGATGTCGGGAAGGCGCTGCGGGAAGTGAATCGCGTACTGAAACCCGGCGGAATAGTTATTGTAATGGACGTCATGTCTCCTGGACATCCTGTGCGCGATATCTGGCTGCAAACCGTGGAAGCGCTGCGCGATACCTCACATGTACGCGATTATTCCAGCGGTGAGTGGCTCTCCATGATAAATGACGCGAGCTTGATTACTGACACGCTGTTAACTGATCGTTTGCCGCTGGAGTTCAGTTCCTGGGTTTCCAGAATGCGTACACCCGCCGTACTGACAGAGGCTATCCGTACATACCAGGAGAGTGCGTCTTCTGAAGTGAAGGCGTATTTTGAGTTACGGGAGGACGGTTCATTCACCAGCGATACGATCATGCTTGAGGCACATAAAGCGGGATAA
- the mltD gene encoding murein transglycosylase D, with the protein MKAKAILLASVLLVGCQNTGNVQQHAQSLSAAGQGEAGKFTSQARWMDDGTSIAADQDLWAFIGDELKMGIPENNRIREQKQKYLRNKSYLHDVTLRAEPYMYWIAGQVKKRNMPMELVLLPIVESAFDPHATSGANAAGIWQIIPSTGRNYGLKQTRNYDARRDIVASTTAALDMMQRLNKMFDGDWLLTVAAYNSGEGRVMKAIKANKSRGKSTDFWSLPLPQETKQYVPKMLALSDILKNSKRYGVRLPTTDESRALARVRLNNPVEMAQVADMAGISVSKLKTFNAGVKGSTLGASGPQYVMVPKKHAEKLRESLASGEIAAVQSTLVADNSPLSSRSYTVRSGDTLSGIASRLGVSAKDLKQWNNLRGSTLKVGQSLTVGAGTSAQRLAKNSDSITYRVRKGDSLSSIAKRHGVNIKDVMRWNSDTANLQPGDQLTLFVKNNGMPDS; encoded by the coding sequence ATGAAGGCAAAAGCGATATTACTCGCCTCTGTCCTGCTTGTTGGGTGCCAGAATACTGGTAACGTCCAACAACACGCACAGAGCCTTTCTGCAGCTGGTCAAGGGGAAGCAGGAAAGTTCACAAGCCAGGCGCGATGGATGGACGATGGGACGTCTATTGCAGCCGATCAAGATTTGTGGGCTTTCATTGGTGACGAGCTAAAGATGGGAATTCCGGAAAACAACCGGATTCGCGAACAGAAACAGAAGTATTTACGTAATAAGAGCTATCTCCACGATGTAACTTTACGGGCAGAGCCGTATATGTACTGGATAGCCGGGCAGGTTAAGAAACGTAACATGCCTATGGAACTGGTACTACTACCCATAGTGGAGAGCGCTTTTGATCCTCACGCGACGTCTGGCGCCAATGCCGCAGGTATTTGGCAGATCATTCCGAGCACGGGGCGCAATTATGGTTTAAAACAGACTCGCAATTATGATGCACGTCGCGACATTGTGGCTTCCACCACTGCCGCACTGGACATGATGCAGCGTCTGAACAAGATGTTTGATGGCGACTGGCTGCTGACCGTGGCTGCTTATAATAGCGGTGAAGGTCGTGTGATGAAGGCAATCAAAGCGAACAAATCGCGTGGTAAATCCACCGATTTCTGGTCGCTCCCTTTGCCTCAGGAAACGAAGCAGTACGTACCTAAAATGCTGGCATTGAGTGATATTCTCAAGAACAGCAAGCGCTATGGCGTGCGTCTGCCTACCACAGACGAAAGCCGCGCATTGGCACGAGTGCGCCTGAACAACCCGGTTGAGATGGCTCAGGTTGCCGATATGGCGGGTATTTCCGTTAGCAAGTTGAAAACCTTCAATGCTGGCGTGAAAGGCTCGACGTTGGGTGCCAGCGGTCCGCAGTACGTGATGGTGCCAAAGAAGCATGCAGAGAAGCTGCGTGAATCTCTGGCGTCAGGCGAAATTGCAGCCGTACAGTCAACGCTGGTTGCGGATAACAGTCCGCTGAGCAGCCGTAGTTACACCGTCCGCTCTGGCGATACGCTTTCCGGCATCGCTTCACGTCTTGGCGTGAGTGCGAAGGATCTTAAGCAGTGGAATAATCTGCGTGGGTCCACCCTGAAAGTAGGCCAAAGCCTGACGGTAGGCGCGGGTACCAGCGCGCAACGGCTGGCTAAAAACAGCGATAGCATCACCTATCGTGTGCGTAAAGGCGACTCGCTTTCAAGCATCGCCAAACGTCACGGGGTTAACATTAAAGATGTGATGCGCTGGAACAGCGATACGGCTAATCTGCAACCCGGCGACCAGCTGACGTTGTTTGTGAAAAACAACGGCATGCCGGACTCCTGA